The Syntrophus gentianae genome contains the following window.
CCGTCGTGGTAGATGGCGGGAAAAGAGCCCGCCTGGAAAAGAAAACGCTCAGTTTAAGGAAAATCTTGGAAGGGGATCCTCTCCATAATGTCCAATTGAAAAATCGCGACCGGCTCTTTGTGAAACGCATCCCGGACTGGGATGTGGAACGTTATGTGATGCTTTCCGGAGAATTCCGTTTTCCTGGACGCTATATCGTCAGTAAAGGGGAAAAACTGTCCTCTCTGATTGAGAGGGCTGGAGGTTTTACGGATAAGGCCTACCTCCGTGGGGCCTTTTTTACAAGGGAAAGAGTCCGGGAGCTTCAGCAGAAGAGTTTGGAAGATTTGACCTCGCGCCTGGAACGGGACTTGATAACCGGAGGGTCGAAAGATGTCGCCACGGCCCTTTCAGCGGCAGAAGTCCAGGCAAAGCAGGCCGAACTTGAGCAGAAACAGAAGTTTATCCAGTCGCTCAAAGAGTTGAAAGCAACGGGGCGGATGACCGTCCGGGCAGACTTGTGGCAACTGCAAGGAAGCGAATATGACATCGAGCTGGAGGATGGGGACAGCCTGCTCATTCCCGAAGTTAACAGAGTAGTCACAGTCGTTGGCTCCGTGATGACAAACGGCAGCTTTATTTATGAAAGCAAGAAAGATTACGAGGATTACGTTGCCATGACGGGAGGATATTCGCTCTATGCCGATAAAAAGAATGTCTACGTCATAAAGGCGGATGGCAGCGCCCGGAAGGTGGACAGCGGATTCCTCTACTGGAATGCCATGAAATCGCGTTGGCAGCTTGGCAATTCCGGCGGGATTGAACCGGGGGATCAGATCGTGGTTCCCGAACAGATGGAGCGGATTGCCTGGCTTCGGGAATTTCGTGACATCACCGCCATTCTCATGCAGTTGGCGGTCACAGCCGGTGTCGTTATCAAGGTTTTCTGATAAGGGGAGAAAAATGTGTCCAACCTGTCTGGATTGGAAACAAGAATTGAGAGATCCGGAGACTATGCCTGTCAATAAAAAAATCCTTATTTCTACGGCAGGAATCTTGTCTGCACTGTTGCTGCTGACAATGGTTGCCTTTTCCCCTGCCCATGCGGCCTCATCACCCAATGTTTCGTTGGAGCGCGATCTTTATTCCGAGATGGAGTTCTGGGCTGCGGAAGGTCTCATCCAGAGCCAGTTGAATTCCATTCGGCCCTTTGCGGGAAGTGAAGTCGGCAATCAGCTCGTTGCGGCACTGGATAAATGCAATGCCATGAAAACGCCGTCTGCAACCTGCAAACGGATTCAGCAGCACTATGCATCACTTTTTAAGGCGGAGCTTGATGAGGCGCGCTTTCCGGATCACATGAACAACACCTTTATCAAACCAGTAGAAACCTTCTCCCTTTCCTACAAATATCTGGATGGAGATTTTTCCATTTATAACAAGGAAGGGATACAATACAGCGAAGGCCAGAATGCGATGATCCAGCTCCAATCGCAGGCCAGACTCTGGCGGGTATTTTCCTTCTTCATTCAGCCGATGGTGATATACAATCAGCATACCGGTTTTCACAGCATTCAGCCAAATCCGAAACCTTCTGTGGCGCCGCCCAATGGTTGGTCCGATAATGAAAGCAGCAGCATCGATGTGCGCCTGCATAAGGGATATGGAAAGCTGACTCTCTACAATGTTGAATTGCTGGTAGGAAGAGATTCTCTCTGGTGGGGACCAGCCTATCACGGCGCGCTGCTAATGTCCAACAATGCCCACCCCTTTGATATGATCAAATTATCCAACCCGGAACCGGTCCTCCTGCCGTGGTTGTTCTCTTACCTCGGGCCGGTGCAGTTTAACCTGATTTTTTCTGAACTTAAAGACGACCGTCAGAATAATCAGCTGGAGAATCCTTTCCTATACGGCGGGCGTCTTGGCCTGAAACCTCATCCCTGTCTCGAGCTTGGCGCATCCCATCTGGTCCTCTTCAGCGGCGAGGGGCGGCGTTCCCTGAGCTTCACGGATGTGATCAATATCCTTTATGGAAACGAAAACAGAGACAATCAGAAAACGGACAGCAACCAGGAGTTTGCCCTGGATGCAGCCTTGACTCTGCCGAATATGAAGAAATATCTTTTTCTGGCCGACGGGCTGAAGCTTTACGTTGAGTGGGGCGGTGAAGATACGGGATTGCCGCCGGATCGAAGGGCTTATGTTACCGGTCTGGCACTTTACAAACTCTTTGGTCTGGAAAGAACCGCACTTCATGTAGAATATGCAAGGATGTCGCCCAGCAGTGTCCCCGGCAGCTGGTATAATCACGGATCCTACCCCATGTATTATCGAGGAAGCGTCTTTGGACATCACGCCGGCAGCGATGCCGACGATCTTTTCATCGAGTGGTCCCAGGATTTTGAGAAAATTTTTTACAAACTGGGTTTTGACCGGGAAAGAAGCGGAATTCAAACCAGAGATGATACTCAGACCCAAAATCAGTATTTTGGCGAGGTGGGGTACCGGCTCAATGATCACTCGGACATCAAGCTTTCATACGCCTATGAAAAAGTCGACAATGCCGACTATGTCAAGGACGAAAGCCAGAGCAACCATTATGTGGGATTTGAGGCCACCTTCAGCTTTTAGCCATGTTCCGCTGCCGCAGGGAAGACAAAGCGAGCCCCTTTTTGTCGGTTGCCGATTTATGAAAACTAATCGGTGCTCTTTCCATCAGAAATCAATTGCCGTTCGATCATCAGGATTTTTTTCCCCAGAAAGAATTCCACGTCACGATCCATATTCAGGAATTTCACGGTGACGTATTCCAAATCCTGGATACGTCCCGTTGCTGCAGGAGAATTACTGCTGATCCGGATAATCTTTCCCTCGATCTTGTACGCCCTGCCGCCGGACGAGAGCGTCAGGGCGACATCGCCGTATTCCATGGGTGGGTTTCTCCGCCGGTGGCTGAACTGCATACCGCCCAGCGAGAGATTGATGAGATTGACCCTCTCGCCGTTGGCAAGGATCGTGAGATCGCTGCCGGATGTCGGACGCACCCGATAGTGCGTCCGAAGGTTGATTTCCGACGGTTCTCCCTTCTGCTGAAGAACAAAGGCGGGGACGAGATTCGACGAAGAGAGGGGATAGGCCTCCAGGTATTCCACGACAGTGGCCGGAATCCCCATACGGAGAACCTGTTTTGTTTCCGGCTCTCTCCCTTTGACAAGGTAGCTGGCGTTTACCCTCGCTCCGATATGTCTTCGATAAAGGGGCGGTGATGTCTGGGAAATAATGAAACGCTGGTCCAGAACATCATAGACCATGGCTTTCCTCGCAACAACCCGGTCATTGTACAAGTCGCTTTCCAGAACAATATCGAGCTGGAATCCTGCCTTCACGATTCAAACCCTTCTTTGCCTTTATCCCAGGTTCGCTTCATTTCGCTGATTGCACCGGTTTCGTCTTCGGCCCCTTAATGGGTCCGTGAGAGGCCTGCATCGGCTCCTTCCCGCCGCCTTAAGATCCCCCTGAAATGAATGGAAAATAATCTTACCTGCTATTTCCCGACTCGATGTATTCCACAACCTTCTGGGCAATCGTTCGAACGGTATATTCGAACTGCTCCTCGTCCTGACTTAAAAGGGTCATCCGGAAGCCGGGAAGAGCGGTAAAGAAGGAAGTCAAAGGCACCACACAGATCCCGGTTGCGCCCAGGAGATAGTAAACAAAGCGCTTGTCGAATTCTATGGGTTCCGCCACCATCGTTTCGATGAACTGGCGGATGTTCGGGTTTTCTATCTTCAGATTCTGTCGGCCATTGAGGACCGCCTCATTGAAAACGACCGTGAGATAAAAGGCCCCGTTGGGCTTGTTGACCATGATGTAGGGAACATCTTTCAGCAACTCATGGGCCAGGTTGGAAAAACGTTCGTAGTGGCGGATCCGCTGGTTAAGATATCCCTCATATTCCGGATGGGTCATGATCTTCGGGATCGAAATCTGTGGCAGCGTCGTGGAGCAGACTTCGGACATCTTCTGATCCAGAATGGCTGCCATGTAGCTGGCGAAACGTTCATCCTTGTCGGCGTTGTAGAATTCCATCCAGCCGCACCGCGAACCCGGCCAGGGAAATTCCTTGGATATGCCCTTAAGGCTTATGCCGGGCACATCTCCGATGATGTCTGAGAGAGGTACGGTTGTCTTACCGTTGTAGACGATGTTGTGGTACGTCTCGTCAACGATGAGGAAAAGACCGTATTTCCGGGCGATCTCCACAATTTCCCGGAGGGCCTCTTCCGGATAGACAAATCCCGTGGGATTATCGGGGTTGATCACCAGAATGCCGACAATGGACCGGTAGCTCTTGACTTTCTGCTCCAGTTCCTTGATGTCCGGATGCCAGTGCTGGTAAGGATTCATCCGATAGGTATTGGGTGGAAAGGATGCGTGCAGCACCTCCGCCAGAAAATGGGTGGAGTAGGTCGGTTCCGGCATGATGATGCGGGCATCGACCCGGATGGAACTGTATGAGCGGGCGATGGCATCCCCAAGTCCATTGAAGAAAAGGATGTCTTCCGGGGTGATCTGTATCTTTCCCCGCGAATTGACCCGCTCTGCGAGAAACTCGCGGGTTTCGAGCATACCCTTCGTCGGCGAGTACCCATAGGACCGATCTTCCTGCATGATCTCAGTGAGCGATTGTTTCATCCATTCCGGGATCTGCTCCCCTTTCTGAATTGGGTCGCCGATATTCTCCCAGATCACGTCTATCCCGTATTCCTTCAGCCGGTTAGCGACATTGACGATATTACGGATCTCATAAACCAATCCAGTCCCGCCTTTGGCAATATCTAGTCTCATAAACACCCCTTCTCTTGACAGTTAAAATGAAAGCTTTATGACTATTATACTTCGGGAAAAATATCCACATTTTTTTATATCTTTTTTCCTGCCGTAGTTTATGATTTTATTGCACATTTTGGTTAATTGTGTTTTATAGTGATTAAAATTCTCCGTATGAATATCAAGAAGGTGCACAGGATTTGAATGTGAAAGGCATTGAAAAGAGAAGGAGTTGTTTGGTTATGAAGGCGGATTCCTGGCTGTGGGTGGACAGCGCGTCCAAGGTGAGAGAGGCGGTGGAGGACATGGATCAATCGTTGCTGATTGCCCTGGATACGGAATATGATTCCCTTCATTATTTTCGCGAAAAACTCTGTCTGGTTCAGATCCGGGCAGCGAAGCGGACCTATGTGTTTGATCCTCTCAACGGTATCGATCTTGCCTTTCTTCGACCTTATTTAGCCGATCCCCGGCTGCTTAAGATAACCCATGCAGGAGATAACGACATCCGGATTTTAAAGCGCGATTACAATTTTGAATTCAATAACCTCTTCGATACCCAGCGGGCGGCCCATATCCTGGGCTGCAGGTACCTGGCCCTGTCGCATATAGTGGAGCGTTACCTGGGTGTTGAAATTGAAAAAACAAAAAAAATGCAACGGTCGAAATGGGAACTGAGGCCCCTTTCGGAAGGTCAGTTGGAGTATGCCGTACAGGATACCGTCTATCTGGCCGATCTGTATCGTCAACTGGATGAGAGGCTGTGTCAAAGGGGCATGAAGGATCAAGCCCGGAAGGTTTTTGAGGAGATGACTGCGGTCAGTTGGCGGGAGAAAACTCTCGATTCGCTGGGCCATCGGAAAAT
Protein-coding sequences here:
- a CDS encoding capsule assembly Wzi family protein, which gives rise to MSALLLLTMVAFSPAHAASSPNVSLERDLYSEMEFWAAEGLIQSQLNSIRPFAGSEVGNQLVAALDKCNAMKTPSATCKRIQQHYASLFKAELDEARFPDHMNNTFIKPVETFSLSYKYLDGDFSIYNKEGIQYSEGQNAMIQLQSQARLWRVFSFFIQPMVIYNQHTGFHSIQPNPKPSVAPPNGWSDNESSSIDVRLHKGYGKLTLYNVELLVGRDSLWWGPAYHGALLMSNNAHPFDMIKLSNPEPVLLPWLFSYLGPVQFNLIFSELKDDRQNNQLENPFLYGGRLGLKPHPCLELGASHLVLFSGEGRRSLSFTDVINILYGNENRDNQKTDSNQEFALDAALTLPNMKKYLFLADGLKLYVEWGGEDTGLPPDRRAYVTGLALYKLFGLERTALHVEYARMSPSSVPGSWYNHGSYPMYYRGSVFGHHAGSDADDLFIEWSQDFEKIFYKLGFDRERSGIQTRDDTQTQNQYFGEVGYRLNDHSDIKLSYAYEKVDNADYVKDESQSNHYVGFEATFSF
- a CDS encoding PilZ domain-containing protein produces the protein MKAGFQLDIVLESDLYNDRVVARKAMVYDVLDQRFIISQTSPPLYRRHIGARVNASYLVKGREPETKQVLRMGIPATVVEYLEAYPLSSSNLVPAFVLQQKGEPSEINLRTHYRVRPTSGSDLTILANGERVNLINLSLGGMQFSHRRRNPPMEYGDVALTLSSGGRAYKIEGKIIRISSNSPAATGRIQDLEYVTVKFLNMDRDVEFFLGKKILMIERQLISDGKSTD
- a CDS encoding pyridoxal phosphate-dependent aminotransferase, whose translation is MRLDIAKGGTGLVYEIRNIVNVANRLKEYGIDVIWENIGDPIQKGEQIPEWMKQSLTEIMQEDRSYGYSPTKGMLETREFLAERVNSRGKIQITPEDILFFNGLGDAIARSYSSIRVDARIIMPEPTYSTHFLAEVLHASFPPNTYRMNPYQHWHPDIKELEQKVKSYRSIVGILVINPDNPTGFVYPEEALREIVEIARKYGLFLIVDETYHNIVYNGKTTVPLSDIIGDVPGISLKGISKEFPWPGSRCGWMEFYNADKDERFASYMAAILDQKMSEVCSTTLPQISIPKIMTHPEYEGYLNQRIRHYERFSNLAHELLKDVPYIMVNKPNGAFYLTVVFNEAVLNGRQNLKIENPNIRQFIETMVAEPIEFDKRFVYYLLGATGICVVPLTSFFTALPGFRMTLLSQDEEQFEYTVRTIAQKVVEYIESGNSR
- a CDS encoding ribonuclease D; this translates as MKADSWLWVDSASKVREAVEDMDQSLLIALDTEYDSLHYFREKLCLVQIRAAKRTYVFDPLNGIDLAFLRPYLADPRLLKITHAGDNDIRILKRDYNFEFNNLFDTQRAAHILGCRYLALSHIVERYLGVEIEKTKKMQRSKWELRPLSEGQLEYAVQDTVYLADLYRQLDERLCQRGMKDQARKVFEEMTAVSWREKTLDSLGHRKIKGYDTLTRDQQERLKRLYRWRFKKAKQTNRAMFLILSDQELLSLSKGKWQSDEELQSANILSSEKTNLYGCELGKTLSAAC